GATCTGCGGTTTCAAGCCATCAGGAGAATGCAAAACAGTCATAGGTGTTGTCTTGAGCCGGTTTTATTGCCAATTTCGTGCAGAACCTACCGCGGAAATCAGCCCAACGAATTGATATTTCTCATGGAGCAGACCACTCAGTAGACGCATTGAGGATAGACTTGCCGTCCTGCGTGATTTGGTCCCGTTGACCTTTCTGCAGTAAAGCCCAACATCCTAAGGCAAGTTGCAACAAGTCTTTAAGTGCGGAAACGAGCATGGCCCGGGCGAAGAAAGAAATCACGTGTGATGCAGTTGTTGTCGGTGGTGGCCCGTCTGGGCGGATCACTGCGCTGGCGCTAGCGAAGACCGGTGTCAAAACAGCTTTGGTAGCCCCTCTTGACGCGCCTCAAGACGCGCGGACAACGGCCCTCTGGAAAAAATCGATCGATCTCCTCAAAGACCTCGGTATCTGGGACGACATTCTGCCAACGGCAGAACCCTTGAAAACGATGCGCATGATTGATGGATCCAAACGCCTGATCCGCTCGCCCGAGACCCTTTTTGAAAGCGCTGAACTTGGCGTTGAAGAGTTTGGCTACAACATCATCAACGCCGAACTGAACAATGTGCTGGCCGCTGCTTGTTCCGCTGAGGAAAATCTCACTTGCGTCGATGACTTCGCTGAAAATGCTGCATTTTCCGAAGAAAAAGCCGTTATCACCACAAAGCCCGGGACAACCGTTTCTGCAGATCTCGCTGTTGCAGCCGATGGCCGTAACTCGCTTCTGCGGACTTCGGCCGGGATAGAGGTCAAGCGCTGGTCCTATCCACAGACTGCCCTTGTGCTCAATCTCGAGCACACGCTGCCACACCGCGGTATCTCGACCGAATTCCACACACCAACCGGACCGTTCACGCTTGTTCCGCTGCCTGGCCGGCAGTCCTCTTTGGTCTGTGTCGAGACGGCAGAAACCGCTGGGCGGTTGAAAACCATGGACAAGACGCTGCTCGCACGGGAGTTGGAAGACCGGGCACGCTCAATTCTCGGCAAGTTCACTGTGATTTCCGAACCGCAAACCTTCCCGCTGTCTGGCATGACCGCCCAGTCGGTGATTTCAGATCGTTTGGCTCTGATCGGGGAAACGGCGCACGTTTTCCCACCAGTTGGCGCGCAGGGCCTGAACTTGTCCATGCGCGATATTGCGGATTTAATATCGGCTGTGGCTGCGGCTCAGGCAAAAGGACTGGACATCGGCAGCCCGGAAGCCCTGAGAACTTTTGAGCACAAGCGGATGGCCGATATCCGGTCTCGGACCAATGCAGTTGATATTTTGAACCGGTCTCTTTTGACAGACTTCCTGCCGGTTCAGGCCGCCCGAAGCGCGGGCATGTATCTGGCCGGCAAGATTGGCCCCTTCCGCCGTTTGCTCATGCGCGAAGGGATGGCGCCGGGAACCGGATTTCAGCTGCGCCCATAACTCTAGTCACAGTGTAGGTGCTTTAGCGCGATTTCTTTCTGCTGTGGTAGGTCAAGGCCATC
This window of the Roseibium alexandrii DFL-11 genome carries:
- a CDS encoding UbiH/UbiF family hydroxylase, translated to MARAKKEITCDAVVVGGGPSGRITALALAKTGVKTALVAPLDAPQDARTTALWKKSIDLLKDLGIWDDILPTAEPLKTMRMIDGSKRLIRSPETLFESAELGVEEFGYNIINAELNNVLAAACSAEENLTCVDDFAENAAFSEEKAVITTKPGTTVSADLAVAADGRNSLLRTSAGIEVKRWSYPQTALVLNLEHTLPHRGISTEFHTPTGPFTLVPLPGRQSSLVCVETAETAGRLKTMDKTLLARELEDRARSILGKFTVISEPQTFPLSGMTAQSVISDRLALIGETAHVFPPVGAQGLNLSMRDIADLISAVAAAQAKGLDIGSPEALRTFEHKRMADIRSRTNAVDILNRSLLTDFLPVQAARSAGMYLAGKIGPFRRLLMREGMAPGTGFQLRP